The Mangrovibacillus cuniculi sequence ATCCTTCTCTAAAGAAGAATTAGAAGAGCAAAAGAAAGTGGTTACTATTGCTGGACGTGTAATGACAAAACGTGGGAAAGGAAAAGCTGGATTTGCCCATATCCAAGATCAAACCGGTCAAGTTCAGATTTACGTTCGTCAAGATGCTGTTGGTGAAGAAGCTTATGAAGTTTTTAATACGACCGACCTTGGTGATTTAATAGGGGTTACAGGAGAAGTATTTAAAACAAAAGTTGGAGAACTTTCGATTAAAGCTACTGGTTATACGTTCCTTTCTAAGGCATTACGTCCGTTACCGGATAAACACCATGGCCTAAAAGATATCGAACAACGTTATCGTCAACGTTATTTAGACCTAATTACAAGTGAGGAAAGTAAAAATACTTTCATCTCTCGTAGTTTAATTATCCAGTCTATGAGACGTTACCTTGACAATAATGGTTATCTAGAAGTGGAAACACCGATGATGCACTCCATTGCTGGTGGAGCATCAGCTCGTCCATTTACAACTCATCACAATGCTCTTGATATGCCATTATTTATGCGTATCGCCATTGAGTTACACCTAAAACGACTAATCGTCGGAGGGTTAGAAAAGGTTTATGAAATCGGGAGAGTTTTCCGTAATGAAGGTGTATCTACAAGACATAACCCTGAATTCACAATGATTGAACTATATGAAGCTTACGCTGATTATAAAGATATTATGAAGTTAACAGAAAATATGGTTGCGCATATTGCGAAAGAAGTATTAGGAACTACTACTGTTCAATATGGTGACTATGAAGTGAATTTAGAACCAGAGTGGACTCGTTTGCACATGGTAGATGCAATTAAAGAACATACAGGTGTAGACTTCTTTAAAGTATCTGATGTAGAAGAGGCTCGTGCGTTAGCTAAAGAACATGGTATTGAAATAGAGCCACATATGGAATATGGTCACATTCTTAACGAATTCTTTGAGCAACGTGTAGAAGATAAGTTGATCCAACCTACTTTCATTTATGGTCATCCAGTAGAAATCTCTCCTTTAGCTAAGAAAAATGATGAGGATCCTCGTTTTACGGACAGATTTGAATTATTTATTGTTGGTCGTGAACATGCGAATGCATTTACTGAGTTAAATGATCCAATTGACCAACGTGAGCGTTTTGAAGCTCAACTGAAGGAACGTGAGCACGGAAATGATGAAGCACACATGATGGACGATGACTTCATTGAAGCACTAGAGTATGGTATGCCTCCTACAGGTGGATTGGGGATTGGTATCGATCGTTTAGTTATGTTGTTAACTAATTCTCCTTCCATTAGAGATGTATTACTATTCCCTCTAATGAGACATCGTGACTAATAGGTAAACGCACTCTTAATTAAGAGTGCGTTTTTTATGTATATACGTGAATCTGTACTGTGTTTATGTGAGGTGGTTTTTATGGTAGATCTGTATTATTAATGTTGGTTTTTGGTCATGATAGTGAGGGAGATGCGTAGGTTATATGCGATTATTTTGTAGTTATGAATAGATTTAAAAGTTTTTTTGTTTTTTTGTAAATAAAGTGTTGCGTTTGTGTGAAGAGGGTGATATTATTATCTCTGTTG is a genomic window containing:
- the lysS gene encoding lysine--tRNA ligase, which codes for MNKMSHEELNDQLIVRREKMQALRDKGLDPFGKRFERSHMSLEVKEAFESFSKEELEEQKKVVTIAGRVMTKRGKGKAGFAHIQDQTGQVQIYVRQDAVGEEAYEVFNTTDLGDLIGVTGEVFKTKVGELSIKATGYTFLSKALRPLPDKHHGLKDIEQRYRQRYLDLITSEESKNTFISRSLIIQSMRRYLDNNGYLEVETPMMHSIAGGASARPFTTHHNALDMPLFMRIAIELHLKRLIVGGLEKVYEIGRVFRNEGVSTRHNPEFTMIELYEAYADYKDIMKLTENMVAHIAKEVLGTTTVQYGDYEVNLEPEWTRLHMVDAIKEHTGVDFFKVSDVEEARALAKEHGIEIEPHMEYGHILNEFFEQRVEDKLIQPTFIYGHPVEISPLAKKNDEDPRFTDRFELFIVGREHANAFTELNDPIDQRERFEAQLKEREHGNDEAHMMDDDFIEALEYGMPPTGGLGIGIDRLVMLLTNSPSIRDVLLFPLMRHRD